The proteins below come from a single Thunnus thynnus chromosome 10, fThuThy2.1, whole genome shotgun sequence genomic window:
- the entpd3 gene encoding ectonucleoside triphosphate diphosphohydrolase 3, which translates to MASKRQICFKCRIAVVLLVLLAGIAALIAVAIIQDTWRSKEYSFQYGIVIDSGSSRSNVYLYEWPGEKENETGVVTEIMNCRVAGDGISEMKIDQEKDAASWKAFRACMENITKAIPPKKHKTTPLFLGATAGMRLLHEADEQRSNEILASLRDYLSSLPFIFQNASIITGQEEGLYGWITVNYLMGNFLEKNLWNTYVRPEGAKTVGSMDLGGASTQIAFAVQDDLMGPDYLHVKLYGYPYNVYTHSFLCYGKNEAEKRVLDKVVQESSDPAYINNPCYPKGYNYTMNYSSIYNTECTKKPANYNPDQELLIVGAGDSDKCESIVKSIFDFRTCSSTQCSFDGVEQPPVTGDFMAYAGFFYTARALLMNGTSDFDQFNTAVRKFCQTEWKQLVEEKTWISERFLRTYCYASHYVFTLLADGYKFDNETWKNINFQSQVKKTSIGWSLGYMLSMSNMIPSEVNEIPPMTDPVFAGLIFLFSAITIVTTVLVFIIIIRTCY; encoded by the exons ATGGCTTCCAAGCGGCAAATTTGCTTCAAGTGTCGCATAGCAGTGGTCCTGCTAGTCCTCTTGGCTGGTATTGCAGCTCTCATCGCTGTTGCCATCATCCAGGACACCTGGAGGTCTAAAGAGTACAGCTTCCAG TATGGCATAGTGATAGACTCGGGTTCATCTCGCTCCAACGTGTACCTGTATGAGTGGCCAGGGGAGAAGGAGAATGAAACAGGAGTGGTGACTGAGATAATGAACTGTAGAGTTGCTG GTGACGGTATCTCAGAGATGAAAATTGACCAAGAGAAAGATGCTGCATCATGGAAAGCCTTCCGTGCCTGCATGGAGAACATCACCAAAGCCATTCctcctaaaaaacacaaaactacaccTCTCTTTTTGGGAGCTACTGCTGGAATGCGGCTGTTACA TGAGGCGGATGAACAGAGGTCCAATGAAATCCTGGCAAGTCTCAGAGACTACCTGAGCTCCCTTCCATTCATCTTCCAAAATGCCTCAATTATTACTGGTCAGGAAGAAGGGCTGTATGGGTGGATTACTGTCAACTACCTCATGGGAAACTTCCTAGAG AAAAACCTGTGGAACACCTATGTACGCCCGGAAGGGGCAAAGACAGTGGGATCCATGGACCTTGGTGGAGCATCGACACAGATTGCCTTTGCAGTCCAGGACGATCTTATGGGGCCTGACTACCTGCATGTCAAACTGTATGGTTACCCTTACAATGtctacacacacagtttcctcTGCTATGGCAAGAATGAGGCTGAGAAGAGGGTCCTGGACAAAGTAGTCCAG GAATCATCTGACCCAGCCTACATTAACAACCCCTGCTACCCTAAAGGTTACAACTACACCATGAATTACTCATCCATTTATAACACAGAGTGCACAAAGAAGCCAGCAAACTACAACCCAGATCAGGAACTCCTCATTGTGGGAGCCGGCGACTCAGACAAGTGTGAGAGCATagtgaaatcaatatttgattTCAGGACTTGTTCCTCAACCCAGTGCTCCTTCGATGGGGTCGAGCAGCCACCAGTCACTGGAGATTTTATG GCATATGCAGGATTCTTCTACACTGCTAGGGCTCTGCTGATGAATGGCACATCAGATTTTGATCAGTTCAACACCGCAGTTAGGAAATTCTGCCAGACAGAGTGGAAACAG CTGGTGGAAGAAAAGACATGGATCTCTGAAAGATTCCTTCGGACTTACTGCTATGCATCTCACTATGTCTTCACTTTGCTGGCAGATGGATACAAGTTTGACAATGAGACCTGGAAAAACATTAACTTTCAATCACAG GTAAAGAAAACCAGCATAGGTTGGAGTTTGGGTTACATGCTGAGTATGTCTAACATGATCCCGTCTGAAGTGAATGAAATCCCCCCAATGACAGACCCTGTCTTTGCCGGCCTTATCTTTCTATTCTCAGCCATAACCATTGTAACCACTGTCTTAgttttcatcattatcattCGCACCTGCTACTGA